In Anas acuta chromosome 21, bAnaAcu1.1, whole genome shotgun sequence, one genomic interval encodes:
- the COL8A2 gene encoding collagen alpha-2(VIII) chain isoform X2, with protein MLPDAAVLLLLLVVVGLHSAAGGGAAGYAQVKYMQPMVKGPLGPPFREGKGQYLDMPPLLPMDLKGEPGPPGKPGPRGPPGPPGYPGKPGTGKPGMHGQPGPAGPPGFSGIGKPGIPGLPGKAGMKGMPGAKGEPGIRGEQGPRGLPGPPGLPGPAGISVNGKPGPQGGPGLPGFRGEPGPKGEPGPRGERGMKGENGVGKPGLPGPRGNGGPPGPAGPPGPVGVGKPGLDGLPGAPGEKGDMGPPGGPGVSGEPGPVGPRGPPGIDGIGIPGAAGVPGIQGPMGPKGEPGIRGLPGLPGPTGYGKPGLPGLKGDRGQPGVPGAIGDKGEPGVDGEPGEPGPAGVIGPPGPPGSMGLPGKHGLPGSKGDVGPSGPPGMPGMRGDQGPNGFAGKPGVPGERGLPGSQGPPGPTGPKGEPGFIGLPGVPGLTGGPGPKGDGGIPGQPGLRGPSGIPGLQGPAGPMGPQGLPGLKGEPGLPGAPGEGKTGEPGMAGPIGPPGMPGTPGLNGPPGPPGPPGPPGAPGVFDETGIAGLHLPDGGVEGAVLGNGKPGKPQYGRGELSARIAPAFTAILTSPFPASGMPVKFDRTLYNGHNGYNPVTGIFTCPVSGIYYFAYHVHVKGTNVWVALYKNNVPATYTYDEYKKGYLDQASGSAVLELKENDQVWVQMPSDQANGLYSTEYIHSSFSGFLLCPT; from the exons ATGCTGCCGGACGccgcggtgctgctgctgctgctggtggtggtcgGCCTTCACTCGGcggcgggaggaggagcagcaggataCGCGCAAGTGAAGTACATGCAGCCCATGGTGAAGGGGCCCCTGGGACCCCCCTTTCGGGAAGGCAAAGGGCAGTACCTCG ACATGCCGCCGCTGCTGCCGATGGACCTCAAAGGGGAGCCAGGACCTCCAGGGAAGCCCGgaccccgcggcccccccggcccccctggCTACCCAGGAAAGCCAGGCACGGGGAAGCCGGGCATGCATGGCCAGCCCGGACCTGCTGGGCCCCCCGGCTTCTCGGGCATTGGGAAACCCGGCATCCCAGGACTGCCTGGAAAGGCGGGGATGAAGGGGATGCCTGGAGCCAAGGGTGAACCCGGCATACGAGGAGAGCAAGGACCCAGAGGACTGCCcggccccccggggctgccggggccAGCCGGCATCTCAGTCAATGGGAAACCAGGCCCCCAGGGTGGCCCAGGGCTGCCAGGGTTTCGGGGCGAGCCTGGCCCAAAAGGGGAGCCTGGTCCCCGCGGAGAGCGAGGGATGAAGGGTGAAAACGGAGTGGGGAAGCCAGGGCTACCGGGACCACGGGGGAACGGGGGCCCTCCTGGCCCCGCAGGGCCCCCAGGGCCTGTCGGCGTTGGAAAACCCGGCCTCGATGGCCTGCCGGGTGCGCCGGGGGAGAAGGGCGACATGGGGCCCCCAGGTGGGCCGGGGGTCAGCGGGGAGCCCGGCCCCGTGGGGCCGCGGGGGCCTCCTGGCATCGATGGGATCGGCAtcccgggggcagcgggggtGCCCGGCATACAGGGCCCTATGGGACCGAAGGGAGAACCGGGCATCCGCGGCCTCCCCGGTTTGCCGGGCCCCACGGGCTATGGGAAGCCAGGCTTGCCCGGCCTCAAGGGAGATCGTGGCCAGCCTGGGGTGCCAGGAGCCATCGGTGATAAGGGGGAACCCGGTGTCGATGGCGAGCCGGGTGAGCCAGGCCCTGCGGGTGTCATCGGGCCACCAGGGCCACCAGGGTCCATGGGCCTGCCAGGCAAGCACGGGCTGCCCGGCTCCAAGGGCGATGTGGGGCCCAGTGGGCCCCCGGGAATGCCGGGGATGCGCGGCGACCAGGGCCCGAATGGCTTCGCAGGGAAGCCGGGAGTGCCGGGAGAAAGGGGTCTGCCCGGCTCACAGGGTCCCCCTGGCCCAACGGGCCCGAAAGGGGAACCGGGGTTCATCGGTCTCCCAGGGGTGCCGGGATTAACGGGCGGCCCTGGGCCAAAAGGGGACGGCGGGATCCCTGggcagccggggctgcggggccccTCCGGCATCCCAGGCTTGCAGGGACCCGCAGGTCCCATGGGGCCCCAAGGGTTGCCAGGGCTCAAAGGGGAGCCTGGGCTCCCTGGGGCTCCTGGCGAGGGGAAAACGGGCGAACCCGGCATGGCCGGCCCCATCGGCCCACCAGGAATGCCAGGAACTCCGGGGCTGAACGGGCCGCCGGGCCCACCGGGGCCGCCCGGGCCACCGGGAGCACCGGGGGTGTTTGACGAGACCGGCATCGCGGGGCTGCACCTGCCCGATGGAGGTGTGGAGGGCGCCGTGCTGGGGAATGGCAAGCCGGGGAAGCCGCAGTACGGCCGAGGAGAGCTCTCCGCCCGCATCGCGCCCGCCTTCACCGCCATCCTCACCTCTCCCTTCCCGGCGTCCGGCATGCCGGTCAAATTCGACCGGACTTTGTACAACGGGCACAACGGCTACAACCCGGTCACCGGGATATTCACCTGCCCCGTATCCGGCATTTATTACTTTGCCTACCACGTGCATGTCAAAGGGACTAACGTTTGGGTGGCGCTTTATAAGAACAACGTGCCCGCCACCTACACCTACGACGAGTACAAAAAAGGCTACCTGGACCAAGCCTCGGGCAGTGCCGTGCTTGAACTCAAGGAGAACGACCAAGTCTGGGTACAAATGCCCTCGGACCAGGCCAACGGGTTGTACTCCACAGAATACATCCACTCCTCCTTCTCCGGGTTCCTGCTTTGCCCCACATAA
- the COL8A2 gene encoding collagen alpha-2(VIII) chain isoform X1, with translation MEAAQGRGRHARGAARARMLPDAAVLLLLLVVVGLHSAAGGGAAGYAQVKYMQPMVKGPLGPPFREGKGQYLDMPPLLPMDLKGEPGPPGKPGPRGPPGPPGYPGKPGTGKPGMHGQPGPAGPPGFSGIGKPGIPGLPGKAGMKGMPGAKGEPGIRGEQGPRGLPGPPGLPGPAGISVNGKPGPQGGPGLPGFRGEPGPKGEPGPRGERGMKGENGVGKPGLPGPRGNGGPPGPAGPPGPVGVGKPGLDGLPGAPGEKGDMGPPGGPGVSGEPGPVGPRGPPGIDGIGIPGAAGVPGIQGPMGPKGEPGIRGLPGLPGPTGYGKPGLPGLKGDRGQPGVPGAIGDKGEPGVDGEPGEPGPAGVIGPPGPPGSMGLPGKHGLPGSKGDVGPSGPPGMPGMRGDQGPNGFAGKPGVPGERGLPGSQGPPGPTGPKGEPGFIGLPGVPGLTGGPGPKGDGGIPGQPGLRGPSGIPGLQGPAGPMGPQGLPGLKGEPGLPGAPGEGKTGEPGMAGPIGPPGMPGTPGLNGPPGPPGPPGPPGAPGVFDETGIAGLHLPDGGVEGAVLGNGKPGKPQYGRGELSARIAPAFTAILTSPFPASGMPVKFDRTLYNGHNGYNPVTGIFTCPVSGIYYFAYHVHVKGTNVWVALYKNNVPATYTYDEYKKGYLDQASGSAVLELKENDQVWVQMPSDQANGLYSTEYIHSSFSGFLLCPT, from the exons GAGCGGCGCGGGCCAGGATGCTGCCGGACGccgcggtgctgctgctgctgctggtggtggtcgGCCTTCACTCGGcggcgggaggaggagcagcaggataCGCGCAAGTGAAGTACATGCAGCCCATGGTGAAGGGGCCCCTGGGACCCCCCTTTCGGGAAGGCAAAGGGCAGTACCTCG ACATGCCGCCGCTGCTGCCGATGGACCTCAAAGGGGAGCCAGGACCTCCAGGGAAGCCCGgaccccgcggcccccccggcccccctggCTACCCAGGAAAGCCAGGCACGGGGAAGCCGGGCATGCATGGCCAGCCCGGACCTGCTGGGCCCCCCGGCTTCTCGGGCATTGGGAAACCCGGCATCCCAGGACTGCCTGGAAAGGCGGGGATGAAGGGGATGCCTGGAGCCAAGGGTGAACCCGGCATACGAGGAGAGCAAGGACCCAGAGGACTGCCcggccccccggggctgccggggccAGCCGGCATCTCAGTCAATGGGAAACCAGGCCCCCAGGGTGGCCCAGGGCTGCCAGGGTTTCGGGGCGAGCCTGGCCCAAAAGGGGAGCCTGGTCCCCGCGGAGAGCGAGGGATGAAGGGTGAAAACGGAGTGGGGAAGCCAGGGCTACCGGGACCACGGGGGAACGGGGGCCCTCCTGGCCCCGCAGGGCCCCCAGGGCCTGTCGGCGTTGGAAAACCCGGCCTCGATGGCCTGCCGGGTGCGCCGGGGGAGAAGGGCGACATGGGGCCCCCAGGTGGGCCGGGGGTCAGCGGGGAGCCCGGCCCCGTGGGGCCGCGGGGGCCTCCTGGCATCGATGGGATCGGCAtcccgggggcagcgggggtGCCCGGCATACAGGGCCCTATGGGACCGAAGGGAGAACCGGGCATCCGCGGCCTCCCCGGTTTGCCGGGCCCCACGGGCTATGGGAAGCCAGGCTTGCCCGGCCTCAAGGGAGATCGTGGCCAGCCTGGGGTGCCAGGAGCCATCGGTGATAAGGGGGAACCCGGTGTCGATGGCGAGCCGGGTGAGCCAGGCCCTGCGGGTGTCATCGGGCCACCAGGGCCACCAGGGTCCATGGGCCTGCCAGGCAAGCACGGGCTGCCCGGCTCCAAGGGCGATGTGGGGCCCAGTGGGCCCCCGGGAATGCCGGGGATGCGCGGCGACCAGGGCCCGAATGGCTTCGCAGGGAAGCCGGGAGTGCCGGGAGAAAGGGGTCTGCCCGGCTCACAGGGTCCCCCTGGCCCAACGGGCCCGAAAGGGGAACCGGGGTTCATCGGTCTCCCAGGGGTGCCGGGATTAACGGGCGGCCCTGGGCCAAAAGGGGACGGCGGGATCCCTGggcagccggggctgcggggccccTCCGGCATCCCAGGCTTGCAGGGACCCGCAGGTCCCATGGGGCCCCAAGGGTTGCCAGGGCTCAAAGGGGAGCCTGGGCTCCCTGGGGCTCCTGGCGAGGGGAAAACGGGCGAACCCGGCATGGCCGGCCCCATCGGCCCACCAGGAATGCCAGGAACTCCGGGGCTGAACGGGCCGCCGGGCCCACCGGGGCCGCCCGGGCCACCGGGAGCACCGGGGGTGTTTGACGAGACCGGCATCGCGGGGCTGCACCTGCCCGATGGAGGTGTGGAGGGCGCCGTGCTGGGGAATGGCAAGCCGGGGAAGCCGCAGTACGGCCGAGGAGAGCTCTCCGCCCGCATCGCGCCCGCCTTCACCGCCATCCTCACCTCTCCCTTCCCGGCGTCCGGCATGCCGGTCAAATTCGACCGGACTTTGTACAACGGGCACAACGGCTACAACCCGGTCACCGGGATATTCACCTGCCCCGTATCCGGCATTTATTACTTTGCCTACCACGTGCATGTCAAAGGGACTAACGTTTGGGTGGCGCTTTATAAGAACAACGTGCCCGCCACCTACACCTACGACGAGTACAAAAAAGGCTACCTGGACCAAGCCTCGGGCAGTGCCGTGCTTGAACTCAAGGAGAACGACCAAGTCTGGGTACAAATGCCCTCGGACCAGGCCAACGGGTTGTACTCCACAGAATACATCCACTCCTCCTTCTCCGGGTTCCTGCTTTGCCCCACATAA